The following are encoded together in the Panicum virgatum strain AP13 chromosome 6K, P.virgatum_v5, whole genome shotgun sequence genome:
- the LOC120713075 gene encoding 60S ribosomal protein L10a-like — MSKLQSEALKDAISQIVGDAKEKNRKFTETVELQIGLKNYDPQKDKRFSGSVKLPHIPRPKMKVCMLGDAQHVEEAEKIGLDYMDVEALKKMNKNKKLVKKLAKKYHAFLASEAIIKQIPRLLGPGLNKAGKFPTLVTHQESLESKVNETKATVKFQLKKVLCMGVAVGNLSMEEKQIQQNIQMSVNFLVSLLKKNWQNVRCLYIKSTMGKPYRVF, encoded by the exons TAAGTTGCAATCTGAGGCTCTCAAGGATGCCATCTCCCAGATAGTTGGGGATGCCAAGGAGAAGAATAGGAAGTTCACCGAGACCGTTGAGCTTCAGATTGGTCTGAAGAACTACGACCCACAGAAGGACAAGCGTTTCAGCGGCTCTGTTAAGCTGCCTCACATCCCTCGCCCAAAGATGAAGGTGTGCATGCTTGGTGATGCCCAGCATGTTGAGGAG GCTGAGAAGATTGGACTTGACTACATGGATGTCGAGGCGCTCAAGAAaatgaacaagaacaagaagcttgtcAAGAAGCTTGCCAAGAAGTACCATGCTTTCTTGGCATCAGAGGCCATCATCAAGCAGATTCCCCGTCTCCTTGGTCCTGGTCTCAACAAGGCAG GCAAGTTCCCTACACTGGTTACCCACCAGGAGTCTCTTGAATCCAAAGTGAACGAGACAAAAGCTACAGTCAAGTTCCAGTTGAAGAAAGTTCTTTGCATGGGTGTTGCTGTGGGTAACCTGTCCATGGAGGAGAAGCAGATCCAGCAGAACATCCAGATGAGCGTCAACTTCCTTGTGTCCCTTCTGAAGAAGAACTGGCAGAAT GTGAGGTGCCTGTACATCAAGAGCACCATGGGAAAGCCATACAGGGTGTTCTAA